A section of the Uranotaenia lowii strain MFRU-FL unplaced genomic scaffold, ASM2978415v1 HiC_scaffold_591, whole genome shotgun sequence genome encodes:
- the LOC129760374 gene encoding ubiquitin-conjugating enzyme E2-17 kDa has product FHWQATIMGPPDSPYQGGVFFLTIHFPTDYPFKPPKVAFTTRIYHPNINSNGSICLDILRSQWSPALTISKVLLSICSLLCDPNPDDPLVPEIARIYKTDREKYNELAREWTRKYAM; this is encoded by the exons CCAGACAGTCCGTACCAAGGAGGTGTATTTTTTCTAACCATACATTTCCCAACAGATTACCCATTCAAACCACCCAAAGTGGCTTTTACAACACGCATATATCACCCCAACATCAACAGTAATGGTTCGATTTGCCTCGACATTTTACGATCTCAATGGTCACCCGCATTAACTATATCGAAAG tgTTGTTATCTATTTGCTCTCTGCTATGTGATCCTAATCCAGACGATCCCCTCGTACCAGAGATTGCTAGAATATACAAAACGGACCGAGAAAAATACAATGAGCTTGCGCGGGAGTGGACACGAAAGTATGCTATGTGA